From the genome of Sporomusa sphaeroides DSM 2875:
ACAGGCTTTCGATCAGGTTGAATCCCTGCGTTATTATACCGGAGCTTTGGACAAATTTACGGCTGCGGCGGCTGAAGATTATCTTACCGGTGTTGTGGATAAAGACAACCAACCGCTGGCGGGCTGGAAAGATAGCGCTTGCCGCTTAGCTGCTTTAAACCGTAGGACGGGAACCCGCCTGCCTTTTTTTCCACGGGAAGTGACTTTGTATCCGTATTTCGATGCCGAAGCAGAATTTGTCGCAAACGCTTTAGCCCTGCGTGACGGTGAATGGTATATCGGCATTGACGGGCAGCATGTCCCGCCGGTTTTGGACGAAGTACGCTTCCGGTTTTCGACTAACCGGCACGATGCGATAAAGCGTCTTTGCACGGCTGCCGAGCTTGATGCCGCCGGACGCCGGCAATATGCACTCTTTATTATTGAGCTTAGTGGCCGGAAAAACGGAACCGGCATAACACGTACACTGGTTTTACAGGCAGACAGGCCTTCCCTGTTGACCGGCTCAGTTGCTGCTGCGGCAGCGATAGCCGTACTGGAGGGAGAAATACCTGCCGGAATTCGTCCGCTTGCTGAGCTCCCCGTACCGGACAAGGTAATTGAGCGGTTAAATAAAAGCAAGGTTATCAGTTGTCTGCGAGTTTTCGAATCTTCGGTTGAACAATTGCTGCCGGTGACGGAGGGGGAACTATGAGAAGAAAAACGCCGGGCAAACAATTGCGAGCGATCGTATGCGGCTCCACTTTCGGCCAGTTTTATCTTGAAGCCTTAAATCTGCTGCCAGAAGAGTTTATCATTGACGGCTTACTGGCACGGGGAAGCGAGCGGTCGGCGCAGTGTGCAAAGTATTACGGCATAAATTTATATACCGAGGCCGGCCAGCTGCCGGATAACATTGATCTGGCCTGTGTCGTGCTCCGCTCGGGAGTCTTGGGCGGCAAGGGCACGGATTTGTCGCAAGAACTTCTCGCACGGGGAATTCACGTTATCCAGGAACAGCCTGTACATCACAAAGATATGGCGGCTTGTTTAAGAGTGGCCCGGCAAAACGGGGTTTTGTTTCAAACCGGCGACCTTTATGTTCAATTACCTGCTGTCAGGCGGTTTATTGCCTGTACCCGGACTTTACTGAACCGGCAAAATGCCTTGTATATCGATGCGGCATTTGCTTCGCAGGTTTCCTATCCGATGGTACATATTTTGGCAGAAGCTTTGCCGTCCATTCGCCCCTGGCGGACAGGGACGGTGAGCCGGGAAGGAGGTCCGTTCCAGGTTTTGACCGGAACACTTGGTAAAACTCCGGCTGTTTTGCGGGTGCACAATGAAGTCGACCCCAACGATCCGGACAACTATCTTCACTTGCTTCACCAGGTTACCATCGGCACGGCGGGCGGCAGTTTGTCCCTTACTGATACCCATGGTGACGTCATCTGGCGGCCCCGGCTGCATATCACCAAAAATCTGGGTACGTTTGGCGATTTAGCAGGCGCTTATCCGGAGCATCTGCTGGAAAACAGTACCGAAACGCTGGGACCGTCGTCGTCTGCCAGCTATAAAGAAATTCTCACAAAGCAGTGGCCTGGGGCTATTGCCCGTGATTTGTCATCCATGCGCGAAATGATTCTGGAAAATTTTGATACAGCGATGAAATCCCAGCAGGCGCTTTTATATTCCAGTCAGTGGCAGGAACTAACGGAAACGCTGGGATATCCCGTGCTGCGTCCGGGAGGTAGCCACCAGCCGCTGCCGGTGAGTATCCTGCAAACCGAGGCGGAAAAAGTTGCCGTGAATGGGTAGCTGTGCTCAGTTTGGCTGTGTGAAATATGTAAAAAAATACAGGAAATGGAGCAAGAAGATGCTTGTATGCAGTCACATTATGTGTAAGGTAGCCAATATTTCCGAGGCAGTTCAGAACTGCAAGAAACTTGGTTTTTCCGTCGAATGGGGCAGTGCGCCGGAACGCGCCCATAATGCTTTCATCTGGTTTGAGGAAGGTCCATTTATTGAGTTCTTCCAGATACCGGAATCATGGTGGCTTCTGGGTTCCCCTTTTGGCCTTATCTTTGGCCGGGAAGCAGGAAAGCGCTGGTATCGTTGGTTTGGTTCTGCCGAGGGCCTTTGTGATTTGGCGCTTGTACCGGCAAATGCGGCTGAAGAGGCAGCTAAAGAGGTAATCAGAGACAGCCGCAGCTTTAAGGCGTTAAAACTATCCTTAAACAAAGCGGGTTTATCGACTTCCCGGATCATCAACGGCTGGCGGGTCCGGCCTGACGGAGTAAAAGTCCGGTATAGTTTTTTTTCGCCGGAACCTTCCGGCCTGCCCTTTGTCGTTTCCGGCTATGACAGTTGCCAGCGTCCGGAAAAGGTTGAACATCCTAACGGCGCGCGCGGTATTACCTGGATCAAAATGGGCGTTGCCCACAATGATGTGCAGCAGTTTCGGCTTCTTACCCAAGGGGACAAATGGCTTATTGCCCAGCCAGCGACCGAAACAAAACTGCTGGAACTGGGACTTGCGGGTTTAAAACAGAGCCTTGATCCAAATCTGTTACACGGTACGGTTATGACTGACGCTGCCGGGAAGCCGGAAAATCAATATGAGGAAAAATGAGGGGATACATTCATGTTGCAAAATAGTAAGGTCAATGTTGCGGCTAATCAGTTATTGATACGCCTTCGCCAGAGCGGCGTATCGCTATGGGCGGAAAATGGAAAGCTTCGCTACCGGGCACCGCAGGGTGCACTCGATGACAACGAACTTTTAGCATTGAAAAATCATAAAGCAGATATTCTGCATCTATTGGCAACAGATGCGGTGGCTGTTAAAGTTACGCCTGATCCCGCGTCCCGCTTTAATCCTTTTCCGTTGTCCGATGTCCAGTCTGCCTATCTGCTGGGGCGCCATGAGGCATTTGGCTATGGCGGCGTGGCTTGCCATATTTATCTTGAACTGAATTATCCCGAGCTTGATCCTGTCCGGGTCCAGAAGGTTTGGAATCAGCTCATATTACGCCACGACATGCTGCGGGCGGCAATTGATCCGAGTGGTTATCAGCAGGTGCGGGAACAAGTACCCGGACTTACCGTCGCCTATACCGACGTCAGTGCCTGGGACAACGTCAAGGTAGCGGACAAACTTGCCGAGATCCGTGAAGAAATGGGACAGCGGATTTATGATACCGCCGGATGGCCTTTATTCGGTATTGGCGTGACTAAGACGCCAGTGGGGGCTGTCTTACATTTTTCTATTGAATTGCTTATCGCCGATTGGACTAGTATTTGGCTGCTTATCTCGGAATTTGAAGCCCTTTACGCTGATCCCGCGTGCAGACTGCCGGAGCTTACGCTCAGTTTTCGTGACTATCTGCTGGCCGAACGCGGCGTGAAAGAAACTATGGCGTACAGCAGGGCTAAAGATTACTGGTTACAAAGGCTTGATGAGCTGCCGCCGGCTCCGGATCTGCCGCTAGCCAGACCCAATAGCACCGGTAAGGCGCATTTCCGGCGCCGTTACCTGCAGATGGATACTTCCTTGTGGAATGGATTCAAGCAGCAGGCCCAAAAACGGGGCGTGACGCCCACGGCGGCGGTAATGGCGGCCTATGCCGCCGTTATTGAGCGCTGGAGCCGCAACAAAAAGTTTTGCCTCAACCTTACCGTTTTGAATCGCATGCCTTTGCATCCGCAGGTTAATGACATTGTTGGCGATTTTACCGCGGTTAGTTTGCTGGCTGTGGACTGGTACGCCGGCCAATCTTTCTGCGAGCGGGCCCGGCAAATGAATAAGCAATTGTTTGCCGACCTTGATCACCGCTTATTCTCCGGCGTGGAAGTGTTACGGGAAATAGCGCGTAAGCGGGGACGGGAAGCTGCTCTAATGCCGCTGGTTTTTACCAGTGCTATCGGCCTGCTGGAGGCGGCAGCAATGAATCAGCCGCAGGGTAAGGTTGAAGGGCAGGGAATCAGTCAAACGCCGCAGGTCTTTATCGATTGCCAGGCGATGGACGGGCCATTCGGCCTTAGGGTTAACTGGGATATCAGAGAAGGTGTTTTCCCCGACGGCATGGTTGACGATATGTTCGCCGCCTTTGAATCCCTGTTGTTTTCCCTGGCAGGAACCGAGCAGGCCTGGGATGCGGCTGAGAACGTGTTTTTGCCGGCATGGCAGCTATGTGAGCGGGAAGACAGTAACGCCACCCAAACTCCGCTGGCAGCTGGTTTGCTGCATAGTGAAATTCTGGAACAGGCCGCTGCTGCGCCGGACCGACCTGCTGTTATTGACGGTGAGAACCGGGTGACATACGAAGAACTTTTGCTACGCGCTTCGGCAGTGGCCGCAAGACTAAAAGAATTAGGCTGCAGAAATCAGGATAAAGTCGCAATCATTATGGATAAGTCTGTGCAGCAGGTGGCAGCGGTGCTGGGAGCCTTGGCGGCTGGAGCGGTATATGTTCCGATCGACACAATTCAGCCGGATTTGCGCCGGATGGCGATACTGGAGAAAACCGCAGTCCGTTATGTGTTGACCTGCTCGGGAACGCGGCTGAATCTGCCGGAACACATTGCGGTAATTAAAGTGGACAAGTTAATGCCGCACCCGGAAAATATCTTAACAGCAGAGGGTGATCCCGATACACCGGCGTACATCATTCATACTTCGGGCTCGACCGGACAGCCCAAAGGGGTTGTAATTACACACCGTGCAGCGGTCAATACCATAAAAGATATTAACAAACGTTTTGCCGTCAGCCGGGACGACCGGATTATCGGCCTTGCCCAACTGGGATTTGATTTATCGGTTTATGATATTTTCGGCATTCTGGCGGCAGGAGGAACCCTGGTTTACCCGTCCGCCGACCGTCAGACCGACCCATCTCACTGGGCGGAACTGATGGCTGAACATGAAGTGACTATCTGGAACTCTGTACCGGCCCTGATGCAGATGCTGGTCTCCTATCTGCATTCTGCCCCGCAAATCAATCTGGAAAAGTTTCGCCTGGCTATGCTTTCCGGCGACTGGATTCCGTTGAATCTGCCGGATATGCTTATCAAACGCGTACCGTCTGTACAGGTGGTCAGCCTTGGCGGCGCCACCGAAGCGGCTATCTGGTCAATTTATCATCCTTACCAGGGATTGCAGCCAAACTGGAACAGCATACCGTATGGACGCCCGCTGGCCAATCAAGGATTCCGTGTTTTGGACACAACGCTGCGGGATTGTCCCGTATGGGTGACCGGGGAACTTTATATCACCGGTGCAGGTCTGGCCGAAGGGTATTATGGGGATGAAAAAGCAACCCGGGAAAAATTCTTCCCCCATCCTGTCGATGGACAGTGGCTTTACCGCACCGGTGATACGGGCCGCTATACTCCCGGTGGTGAAATAGAATTTCTCGGCCGCGAGGATACGCAGGTAAAAATCAAAGGGCACCGGATTGAACTCGGGGAAATAGAGGCCGTGCTGCAAAAGCACCCTGCGGTTGCTGCGGCCGGTGTTGTTGTTGACGGCTCAAATCAGGACAGGGCGTTATTAGGGGTGGTTGAGACTGCCTTCCGGTCAGGACGGGAGATTGCAAAAGATCAGGAACAGTTCGCCGGTTTGATAAGTGGAATCAGTGAACAGGCCGGTTTTTTGACGGCTGAACTAACCAAGGATGTTGTCGAAGCGGCCTATGCAAAGCTGGATAGAGCGATTCTGCACTCTATGCTGTGCGCCCTGATTCGTTTAGGATTATTTGCCGGGCCGGAAAAGTATTCGGTTGAGGATATTTTGAAAAATGAAGGCATCCAGCCTAAATACCATTGGCTGGTACGGCGCTGGCTGGCCAAACTGACGGAAAGGGGTTATCTGCTGGAGCCGGCAGCCGGACATTTTAGCTGCCCCCAGAGGCCGGCCGCCGAAAGCGTAAACCAGTATTGGGAAGAAGCGGAAACAGCCTGGGTTAAGGAGCTTGGCTCACCGGGCTTTGCAGCCTATTTGCGCAGTAATGCGGAAAATCTTTTGGAACTGTTGAGCGGGCGGCAGGATCCGGTTGCCCTGCTTTATCCTCAGGGCAGGCTGGACTATGTGGAAGCGCTGTATTCCGGAAACATCATGGTCAACTACCTGAATCATTGCATCTGCACGCTTTTGGAACGCATTGCCGCAAGCCAGCCGGGAAAAACGCTGCGTATCCTGGAAGTCGGGGCCGGTACGGGAGCAACTTCGGCCAAAGTGCTGAGCCGTATGGAAGGGATGAATGTGGAATATCTATTTACCGATGTTACCGCCTCGTTTATTCCCAGAGCAAAAGCACGCTTCGAAAGAATTGCGGGAGTACGGTTTGGTGTCTTTGATGTTGACAAAGATTACCGGGAACAGGGGCTGGCACCGAACAGTTTTGATATTGTGCTGGCAGCCGGGGTGTTGGAAAATGCCCGTGATATTCCGTTTACCATGGGCAGTCTGAAAGACCTCATTTGTCCGGGCGGCTGGCTTGTATTTACCGAACCGACAGAAGAACACGCCTGGATATTGGCTTCACAGGCATTTATGATGACCCAGCCTGCTGACCGGCTGCGGTTAGAACACTCTTATCTGAATAAAAACGAATGGCTGCAGGTATTGAAAGAATCCGGGGATGAGCCAATTTTGTCCTTGCCGGCGGCAGAGCATAAACTTTCAGCGTTGGGCCTGCATTTGTTTGCCAAACGCATGAAACAGGACCGGGTGCCATTACAGGCGGCGGAATTAGTCGATTATATCGCCCGGCAGTTACCGGCGCATATGCTTCCTACCCATTTACAGGTTGTTGACGCTTTGCCGCTGACCGGCAACGGTAAAGTGGACAGGCGGGTGCTGGCAAAATGGCGGCCTAAGCCGATAACAGAAGTAATTGCTGCACAGGCCGGTGAAACAGCTGCGGATGACCTGGAACTAAAATTGTCCCGGCTTTGGTCCGAGGCATTGGGGATTCCCGCTATCGGCCGGAAACAAAACTTTTACGAACAAGGCGCCGATTCTCTTATTATGGCGCAAGTTGCCGGGAAAATACGTGAAATCCTTGCCGGTGAGAGCCCCGAAAGTGACATACCCTTTGATGCGTTGCTGCGCCAAATGCTTAATTACCCAACCGTAGCCGAACTGGCGGAATTCATTCAGTCTCAAACCGGGGAAAAAGCAGAGCATGCCATTTTGGCTTCTCCCGAATTGCCGGATCAGGTGGCGGGCAATGCCGTGCTTACATCCTACGGCGGCGGTGACACCGGTCCCTTAAGAGTCGTTTTTCATGCTGCTTTAGGCACAATGAATTGCTTCCGTTTGCTTTTAGGCCATTTCGATCGCCAGACCATCGGGCCGGTCCTCGGCATTACGGTTAAAGATGCTCAAAAATATTGTGCGCTTGCGCCAGACCGGCTTGTCGAAACGGTGGCAGATGATTATGCCGGAGAATTACTGAAAACTGGGCATAAAAAAATGCAGCTTGTCGGTTATTGTCTGGGAGGTTTATTTGCCGTTGAGGTTGCCAGGCGTTTGCTGGAAAGCGGGATACAGCTGACCGATATGGTTTTGGTTGACAGCCATCCTGTGCTGTTCGATGTTCAGGACGATTTGGTTATTGAGGCTTTGTTTGTTCCTAATCTGCACATCAGCCTGGCGCAGGCCGGTTTCGGTGAAGCTACTCAGGATGAGTTTATTCTTGGTTTTAAAAGCATTATCGAGCGCACCGGCAACTATGTTCCGGCCGGGGCGGCGTGCGCCATTGCGGGTGATAATGGGTTGACGAAAGTGGGCGACATATTCCGAAAAATGGCAAGCTTTAGTAAGCGGGAGCGTTTTACCGCCTATGTCAACGCCATGGCCCGGTTTACCGGCGAACAAATGCCGGTTGACATGGCAGAAGGCTTATTTGCGGCCTATCGGCAAAGTTTTCTTGGCAGCTATTTTAAACCCCGGCCCTACATGGGCGATATCCGCTATTTGCGGGCCACCGGGTCATCCGGGTTTATGCCGGGTGCCCATGAAATGACACTGGAGTTCTGGCGCGAAATCTGCCTGGGAGACTTAACAGTCACCGATATCGGCGGCAACCATTTTAGTTGTGTTGAGGAAGAGCCATATGCCACTGATCTTGCCCGGCTAATCGCGTTACCGCTGGTAAAGTAACCCCGACGGATTCTTTCCCGCCAGCGCCGGCAAAACGGCCGGCACTGGCGGGAAAATGAAGTTTATCGGTAAAGGAGTGATTTTTATCAATAACCTTAAGGCGAAACGCTGCGTAAGATGTCTGGCCGTGGAGGCGCGGAGTAAAGGAACACTAATTGGTGATGACGGCGTATGCAATCACTGCAAAATAAACCCATCCCGCTATAACCGGATGTCCTGGGAGGAAAAGGAGCAGAAATTCCTTGAGCTTATCCACGCGGCCAAAGGTAAACACCGCTATGACGGTTTTATTATGATGAGCGGCGGTAAAGACAGCACTTATCTGGCTCTAAAACTTAAAAATGAATATAAGCTGAATCTAATGGCCATGTCCGTTGATAACGGCTTTGAATATCCGGACTCCTTTGACAATGCCCGAAAAGTATGCGACAAACTGGGAATTCCCTATATCATTCTTCAGCCCGATATGCGTCAATTGCGTAAATTCTACCGATATATTATAACGGAAAAACATCTCCGGCACGACGATTACAGCCAGATATGCCTGTACTGCGGAAATTATCTGAAACGCCAGGTTGACATTTATGCGGAAAAATTTGATGCGGCCTATATTTTTTCCGGTTATAACCCTGACCAGGTAACGGAGCTTGGGGAAGCGGCCATTGTGGAAGCCGATCCGGGGCTGGCTCAATATCAGCAAATGATCAAGAGAACACTGGATGAAAAAATGCAGGATGCCTATCAGTATACTTTGCAAAAAAATGATCCGGAGCTAGCTGCTTGCTTTGAACTGCCGCGAACGAAAATCCTGTACTATTATCAGCATTTTCCGTATGATCCGGTTCATATGCTTGCTACAATCCGGCAAGAGCTTGATTGGGAACCGATAAAACGGTTCAGCAAAAACTATCTCGTATCCGGCTGCCAGCTGGTTTGCACGTTAGTGCACCTTTGCCAGCAAAAAAATATACCGGATTATATTCAAAAGGAGTTCTCGGCGCAAATAAGAAGGGGTACCCTTACGAAAGAGCAAGTTGAGAAAGTAATGGCGGAAATAAAGTTTTCGAATGAAGAAATTGACGAAACACTCGCCAAACTGGATCTTACCTGTGCGCAAATGCTCACGCTTTAATTTTCTATTGGACAGGCAGTGTCATACTTAAGAAAGGGAGAAGGATATGACAGACGACAAAACCAGGAAGATACAAGAATATGCCGGCTCTGTCGCTGAGATTCTGGAATTCAGGGCGCGGCACACTCCGGATAAAAATGCCTATGGCATGCTGGACGCAGTTTTCCGGCTAACGGCAATCACTTATGCGGAATTATGGGCAAGAGTAGCGGCTCTCTCCTCCCGGCTGCCGGCGCAAATTGCCGGGGAACGCTGCCTGCTGATGTTTCAGCCGGGAATCGATTTTATCGTGGCGCTCCTGGCCTGCAACCATAGCGGGGCAATTCCTGTTCCTGTCAATATGCCGGGGCGGAATAAATCCCTGGTCAAATGGGAGAACATCGCCGCCAATTGTCAGGCCTGTTGTATTCTTACTGACAAAGCCGGTCTTGATACTTTCCCGGACATACTGAAGCCTTCCGGGGTATTAGCGGCCCTGCCGCTTTATGCGGAACAGGCGGGTATTGTTGCCGGCACCAGTCCGGGCTTTAATGAACTTGCGTTTTTGCAGTACACATCCGGTTCTACCGGTGATCCTAAAGGGGTTATGGTGACTCACGCCTCATTGCTGAATAACCTTAAGCAACTGGCTGACAAGTTTAGGATCAACGAAAATAGTGTTATGGTAAGCTGGCTGCCCTTTTATCATGATATGGGCTTAATCCTGGGAATTCTCCAGGGGATTTATTCGGGCAACCGAGTCATTTTAATGAATCCGGCCGACTTTATGCAGCAGCCGCTGAACTGGCTCCGGGCAATTTCCGTCTATCAGGCGACGCATACGGCGGCACCTAATTTCGCCTATGAACTGGCTGCCGCCAAACTGGCCAAATTGCCTCCTGACGAGGCGAAAGATATTTCCCTGCAATCACTGACAAGAGCGGTTTGCGGTGCTGAACCGGTTAACTTAAATACCATGCTCAAGTTTAATCAGGCGGCGCGTCCTTTCGGGTTCCGGGAATATACACTGTCGCCGGGATACGGGCTGGCAGAGGCTTCACTGGTAGTATCAGCCTATCGGCCGGGACAAAGAACCGGCTGGCTGAAGCTAGCTAGAAATGATTTGCAGAACGGCCTGGTTTCCGTGTTGGACCGGGGTTATCTTGATTACACGCAGCAACAGGCGGATGAAGCTGCAGCCGGCTCAATTTATTTGGTCGGCAACGGCTTCGTTATTGACGGACACCAAGTGTCGGTCAGAAATCCGGAAAGCGGGGCCGAACTCGGCAACCAGGTCATCGGTGAAATCTGTTTTGCCGGAGAATCGGTGACCCGGGGTTACTGGAACCGGGTGGAGGAAACCAACGCCACTTTCCCGGTTGATGAAAAGACCGGCCGGTTTTTTCTCAGAACAGGCGATCTCGGTTTTCTGGATACCAACGGTGAACTGTATATTACCGGCCGGATCAAAGATCTGATTATTATCCGGGGTATGAATTATTATCCGCAGGACATTGAACGAACCGCCTTTACCGCCCATCCCGATCTCCGTCCGGATGGCACCGCCGCTTTTTCGGTCGTTCAGGCCGGCGAGGAACAACTGATATTGATCCAGGAGGTTAACCGGCCGGCAGTCAGAAAGCCGCAATGCGATCAATGGGCGAAAAAAATCAGGGCCGATATACTAAAGGTTCACGGCATTCTCGCGGAGAGTATAATTTTTATTCCGCCGATGCATGTTCCCCGTACCACCAGCGGCAAAATCCAGCGTAACAAAGCCAAGGCCATGTACTTAAACCGTGAGTGGGATAAAATCGTGGGCATCTCTTCCCTGGAAAATTCGGAAAGAGCCCCAGGTGCGCAACCTATTACCAGCCGGGAAGAGCTGGCTGACTATATTACCGGACTTGTCGCCCGGCAGCTTGCCGTACCGGCAGGCGAAATCGATCGCAGTCTGCCGTTTACGGAACTTGGCCTCAATTCCATGATGACCCTGTCGGTTCGCAGTTCACTGGAGCAGGCAATGGGTTTCTCCATACCATCCGTTGCGCTGTTTAACTACAATACAGTGCAGCAAATGAGCGACCATCTGTTTTCGCTTAAGAATGGCAGCGTAAATCAGTCTTGGCCGGTCCGGCAAGCCGGTGTCGGGGATAGCGCTGTTTTTCCGGAAGCAGAATACGACCATTATTCGGAAGAAGAACTTTTGTCACTTCTGGCAAAGGAAGTGGGAGGGGAGGATAATGCACACTGAAACAACGGCGCTGGTTAAAAGCGATATTATTAAAAAAGCACTGATTGAAATAAAACAATTAAAACAAGAGTTGCATTGGCTGCGTGACAGCCAACATGAACCCATTGCCGTCATTGGCATGGCCTGCCGTTTTCCGGGTGGCATCACCAATCCGGCAGAATTCTGGCAGGCGCTGGTAGAGCAGCGGGATCTGATTGGAAGTGTTCCGGCCGGAAGATGGGAACCGTACCGCAGTAACAACCCGGGCAGCCCTTACCTAGAGCAAGCCGGTTTCTTACTGGAGGATATTGAAGCCTTTGACCACCGGCTGTTCCGGTTTTCACCGAAAGAAGCGGAACGGACCGATCCCCAGCAGCGGCTCTTTTTAAAAATATGCTGGGAGGCGTTGGAAAATTCGGGTTATGCCCCGGACAGGCTGAAAGGCTCTAAAACCGGTGTTTATGCCGGGGTCAGTTTGCCGGACTACCTTTATGCCCTGCACCTTGACCAAAAAAACAATTTGATCCTTGAACCAGACGATATCACCGGTAGCGGTTTTTCGTTTTTGTCAGGCCGGGCCGCGTATTTTTTCGGTTTCCAGGGACCCGGCATTACGTTGGACACCGCCTGCTCCTCCTCGCTGGTTGCTGTAGATCAGGCCTTGAAGGGACTCATGGCCGGTGACTGCGATATGGCGATCGCCGGCGGCGTAAACCTGATGTATTCACCGGCAACCACCGAACTGCTGGCCACGCTCAATATTTTGTCTCCCGACTGCGTAATCCGCAGCTTTGATGCCAAAGCCAACGGCACGGTACGCGGTGAAGGCGGCGGTGTGGTAATCCTGAAGAAACTGGCTGCCGCTTTGCGAGACGGTGACCGGATACACGCCATCATCAGAGGCAGCGGTGTAAATCAGGACGGGCCGAGCTCCGGGCTGACCGCTCCTTACGGACCGGCGCAGGAAAAACTGATTAACGATGTGTGGCGGCGCTGCCGGCTTGATTGTCATGATATAGGCTATATCGAGGCCCACGGTACCGGCACGGAACTGGGTGATCCGATCGAAGTGGCAGCTCTGGCTAATGTTCTCAAGGACAGAACGGCACCGGTTTATCTGGGAACCGTGAAAACCAATATCGGTCATCTGGAAGCGGCGGCCGGCATTGCCGGACTTATCAAGACCATTCTCGCAGTCGAGAATGGCGTTATACCGGGAAACCTTCATTTTGAAACGCCTTCGCCGCATATTGAGTGGGAAGAGGTTCCGATAAAAGTGCCGGCACGGACGCTCACCTGGGAAACCGGTCCGGACAAACCACGCATTGCCGGTGTCAGTTCCTTTGGTCTCAGCGGCACCAATGCGCATGTGGTTGTTGAGCAGTACTGCGGTACAGCTTTGCCCCAAGGAAAAAGCAGCCGCAATTGTGATGCAGACAGGCCGTTTCCTTTCAAATTCAGTTCGGTTACCGAACAGGGACTCTGCAGGCAGCTTGAGGCCTTTCTCTCCCATCTGGAAAAGGCACAGCCGCAGGACGAGACCGGCTTGGCGAATTTATCCTACAGCTTAAATAGCATCAAGGCCGATTTGCCGGTGAGAATGGTCATCTGGGCCCGGTCTGCCGGCGAACTGAAAGAAAATATCAAACAGGCCCTTGCCGGCCGGACCTCCGCTGCCGTTAGCCGCGGCAGCACGGCGAAAAAAGTCGTCTTTTTGTTCACCGGGCAAGGTTCGCAATATCCGGCAATGTTTGCCGATTTTTACCGGGAAAATCGCATCTTCCGTTCCTGCCTGGACGAGTGCAATACCTATTATCAGGCAATTACCGGCCAAGATCTGAGAAAAATTATTTTTTCCGGCGGCAGTTGCCTGCACGAAACGCGGTATACGCAGCCGGCACTGTTTGCCGTTGAGTATGCCCTGGCGCGGTTGTGGCAGGAATACGGCGTGGAACCGGTATTAATGGCCGGACACAGTGTCGGTGAATATACGGCGGCATGCCTGGCCGGTGTGTTTACTCTTGCTGATGCCGTTAAGCTGATTACGGCCAGGGGTGAACTCATGTATTCCCTGCCAAGATGCGGCCGGATGGCAGCGGTACTGGCCGGCAGGGAGACGGTAAGCAGCCTGCTGGCAGAAAAACAATGCGTTACCATTGCTGCGACCAACACTCCCGGACAAACAGTCATTTCCGGGGATGAACGGGAAGTGAACGAGGTCTGCGATGCATTGGCAGGAC
Proteins encoded in this window:
- a CDS encoding AMP-binding protein encodes the protein MTDDKTRKIQEYAGSVAEILEFRARHTPDKNAYGMLDAVFRLTAITYAELWARVAALSSRLPAQIAGERCLLMFQPGIDFIVALLACNHSGAIPVPVNMPGRNKSLVKWENIAANCQACCILTDKAGLDTFPDILKPSGVLAALPLYAEQAGIVAGTSPGFNELAFLQYTSGSTGDPKGVMVTHASLLNNLKQLADKFRINENSVMVSWLPFYHDMGLILGILQGIYSGNRVILMNPADFMQQPLNWLRAISVYQATHTAAPNFAYELAAAKLAKLPPDEAKDISLQSLTRAVCGAEPVNLNTMLKFNQAARPFGFREYTLSPGYGLAEASLVVSAYRPGQRTGWLKLARNDLQNGLVSVLDRGYLDYTQQQADEAAAGSIYLVGNGFVIDGHQVSVRNPESGAELGNQVIGEICFAGESVTRGYWNRVEETNATFPVDEKTGRFFLRTGDLGFLDTNGELYITGRIKDLIIIRGMNYYPQDIERTAFTAHPDLRPDGTAAFSVVQAGEEQLILIQEVNRPAVRKPQCDQWAKKIRADILKVHGILAESIIFIPPMHVPRTTSGKIQRNKAKAMYLNREWDKIVGISSLENSERAPGAQPITSREELADYITGLVARQLAVPAGEIDRSLPFTELGLNSMMTLSVRSSLEQAMGFSIPSVALFNYNTVQQMSDHLFSLKNGSVNQSWPVRQAGVGDSAVFPEAEYDHYSEEELLSLLAKEVGGEDNAH